The following coding sequences lie in one Halogeometricum rufum genomic window:
- a CDS encoding DUF7472 family protein has protein sequence MAIDAEMRQKILVSVVSVGFFIALIVGVGVAYNESGLAGNGGLILVGTIALFVLVMGVVGVLLDR, from the coding sequence ATGGCTATCGATGCGGAGATGCGTCAGAAGATACTCGTCTCCGTCGTCTCAGTCGGCTTCTTCATCGCACTCATCGTGGGGGTCGGCGTGGCGTACAACGAATCCGGACTCGCGGGGAACGGCGGGCTGATACTCGTCGGAACCATCGCACTGTTCGTGCTGGTGATGGGCGTCGTCGGCGTCTTGCTCGACCGGTAG